The following coding sequences lie in one Indicator indicator isolate 239-I01 chromosome 2, UM_Iind_1.1, whole genome shotgun sequence genomic window:
- the RNF8 gene encoding E3 ubiquitin-protein ligase RNF8, which yields MAMHGASRLAWCLRRVGASADWLLLEAGTQVTVGRGLDLTYQLVSKTCPLMISRKHCVFQQNAEGQWTVKDNKSLNGVWLNKQRLDPSKAYPITEGDRIQLGVPLENKETAEYEYEVIKEEWEKIRPFLAQRSDLGKAKSSRTKRKFNVEELETPESEGPSNSRSKRNRVYCDSEPLGKSWGRVEEAKPLENMDVKLLSPGPSEVDSDPVCSSPVHTEKAVSVPCNVQKDSGLAQSWTGLETLRKSLVDTMKLKVKMQEKQTAVLNIKQKHKKCAQKEILAMEQELQELQDQLCIEQEHQQQQVEELERTFSKEKQKLKGIERQHGQENLKEQLAQVLQEHHALMEELSRSKKDFEEIIRAKNKELEETKEEKEKVRAQKEEVLNQMTDVLENELQCTICSEHFIEAVTLNCAHSFCSYCISEWTKRKVECPICRQEIKSKTRSLVLDNCIDRMVEKLDVETKEHRLSLIRERKEKQDVLVKPATDNERRIISSIYRLMWASRYDSEDSEEDSY from the exons ATGGCGATGCACGGGGCCTCACGCCTGGCCTGGTGTCTCCGTCGGGTCGGGGCCAGCGCcgactggctgctgctggaggccgGTACTCAG GTAACTGTAGGCCGAGGACTAGATCTCACCTACCAGCTCGTGTCAAAAACCTGCCCCTTAATGATCTCTCGTAAGCACTGTGTTttccagcaaaatgcagaaggacAGTGGACTGTCAAGGATAACAAG AGTCTAAATGGAGTCTGGCTTAACAAACAGCGCCTGGATCCCTCAAAAGCCTATCCTATCACTGAAGGAGACCGTATCCAGTTGGGAGTGcctttggaaaacaaagagaCTGCTGAATATGAGTATGAAGTGATTAAAGAGGAATGGGAGAAAATTAGACCTTTTTTGGCTCAAAGGAGTGATCTAGGGAAAGCGAAGAGTTCAAGAACTAAACGTAAATTTAATGTGGAAGAATTGGAAACACCTGAATCAGAAGGCCCTTCAAACTCCAGATCCAAAAGAAACAGAGTGTACTGTGATAGTGAACCTTTGGGTAAATCATGGGGAAGGGTAGAAGAGGCCAAACCATTAGAGAATATGGATGTCAAGCTGCTTTCTCCTGGACCAAGTGAAGTGGATAGTGATCCAGTGTGTAGTAGCCCTGTACACACTGAAAAAGCTGTGTCTGTCCCATGTAATGTCCAGAAAGACTCTGGTCTTGCACAGTCATGGACTGGCTTGGAAACGCTGAGGAAAAGTCTAGTAGATACAATGAAGTTAAAGGTCAAAATGCAGGAGAAGCAGACAGCAGTTCTGAACATaaaacagaagcacaaaaaGTGTGCTCAGAAGGAGATCCTGGCGATGGAGCAGGAGCTACAGGAGTTGCAGGACCAGCTGTGCATAGAACAAgagcatcagcagcagcaggtggaagAGCTGGAAAGGACATTCTctaaagagaaacagaagctgAAG GGAATAGAGAGACAACATGGGCAAGAGAACCTAAAGGAGCAGCTGGCCCAGGTCCTGCAAGAG CATCATGCTTTGATGGAAGAACTGAGCCGTAGTAAAAAAGATTTTGAGGAGATAATTCGAGCCAAGAATAAAGAACTGGAAGAAACCAAG gaggagaaagaaaaggtgagAGCCCAAAAAGAAGAGGTGTTGAATCAGATGACTGATGTGTTGGAGAATGAGTTGCAGTGCACAATCTGTTCTGAGCACTTTATTGAG GCAGTCACCTTGAACTGTGCACACAGTTTCTGCTCCTACTGTATTAGTGAGTGGACAAAACGTAAAGTGGAGTGCCCTATCTGCAGGCAGGAGATCAAATCAAAGACACGCTCTCTGGTGCTGGATAACTGCATTGACAGGATGGTAGAAAAACTGGATGTGGAAACGAAAGAGCATCGCCTGAGCCTTATCAGAGAGCGGAAAG AGAAACAGGATGTGTTGGTGAAACCAGCCACAGACAATGAGAGACGTATCATTTCTTCCATCTACCGCCTCATGTGGGCGAGTCGTTACGACAGTGAGGACTCCGAGGAGGATTCTTACTAA